From Denitrovibrio acetiphilus DSM 12809, the proteins below share one genomic window:
- a CDS encoding metal-sensing transcriptional repressor, whose translation MSHSKEAKKKLYNRISRISGQVNTIKEHLGNADYEFRDPYELVHMLASVKGAVHSMMSEYLEIYAKGHLIEDMRSKEKEEADVQLSKFLEILKVFGK comes from the coding sequence ATGTCGCACTCCAAAGAAGCAAAGAAAAAACTTTATAACAGAATAAGCAGAATATCCGGTCAGGTGAATACTATCAAGGAGCATCTCGGCAATGCTGACTATGAGTTCAGAGACCCATATGAGCTTGTTCATATGCTTGCCTCTGTAAAAGGTGCTGTGCATTCTATGATGAGTGAATATCTGGAGATATATGCCAAAGGACACCTGATAGAGGATATGCGCAGTAAAGAGAAAGAAGAGGCGGATGTGCAGCTTAGTAAATTCCTCGAAATTTTGAAAGTATTCGGGAAATAA